A genome region from Phycisphaeraceae bacterium includes the following:
- a CDS encoding S8 family serine peptidase → MFNLIRRGARAIALAVAALIPTTALAQAPANPGGFTEIPGEREFSGRLIARPIQPADAVQRAIPEFQRLLLVTAGQREMLAIGIERHFPEVDEYLVRVPAGETEDSIAARLLATGGFSYVEPDWILFPIQSCSNDPLLSQQWHHAANRLNSCLAWSFTIGSPTVVVAICDTGILSNHQDLWQNRLEGYHVPSQKWESQGGPINDINGHGTLCTGAAAATGNNGLGIAGMGWNLRHRMLRVTDSSNGSASLSNLTLAARRAAEFGDKVASVSYSGVNSSSVFTTGTYVRSLGSLLVWAAGNSNVNLTGNREDDVIVVGATTQSDTKASFSNYGPLVDLVAPGVSIRTTASAATNAYAYVDGTSFATPIVAGLCALIWSYDPSLTPAQVEAIVRATCVDLGAAGVDNIFGYGRVNAGAALQLVANSPPPQPSVVFADGFESGNLTAGGWVVQNTNAFATTAAKLNGSWGARVRSSSWMEKSISTAGLKDIRVQYSRRTSGLLSNQWLYVEWWTGSAWQIIEQTKATSWETISVQLPASANNKSNFKLRFRVNANSTARFADIDSVEIVATPN, encoded by the coding sequence GTGTTCAACCTGATTCGTCGTGGAGCGAGGGCAATCGCGCTCGCTGTCGCTGCGCTCATTCCCACCACCGCCTTGGCCCAGGCGCCCGCCAACCCCGGGGGATTCACCGAAATCCCGGGGGAGCGCGAGTTCAGCGGGCGCCTGATTGCCCGACCCATTCAGCCCGCGGACGCCGTGCAGCGCGCCATCCCTGAGTTCCAGCGCCTGCTTTTGGTGACCGCAGGCCAGCGGGAGATGCTTGCCATCGGCATCGAGCGCCACTTCCCCGAGGTCGATGAGTACCTCGTTCGAGTGCCCGCGGGTGAGACGGAAGATTCCATCGCGGCGCGGCTGCTCGCGACGGGAGGCTTCTCCTATGTCGAGCCGGATTGGATTCTCTTCCCGATCCAGTCGTGCTCCAACGATCCATTGCTTTCGCAGCAATGGCACCACGCGGCCAATCGTCTCAACAGTTGCCTCGCGTGGAGCTTCACCATCGGTTCGCCCACCGTGGTCGTGGCCATCTGCGACACAGGCATTCTGTCGAACCATCAGGACCTCTGGCAGAACAGGCTCGAGGGCTACCATGTGCCCTCGCAGAAGTGGGAGAGCCAGGGGGGGCCGATCAATGACATCAACGGCCACGGCACGCTGTGCACTGGTGCTGCGGCCGCCACCGGCAACAATGGCCTCGGCATTGCCGGGATGGGCTGGAACCTGCGCCACCGCATGCTCCGCGTCACTGACAGCAGCAACGGGAGCGCCTCCCTGTCGAACCTGACCCTCGCGGCTCGCCGCGCCGCCGAGTTCGGCGACAAGGTCGCGAGTGTCAGCTACTCCGGTGTCAACAGCTCCAGCGTCTTCACGACCGGCACCTATGTGCGCTCGCTCGGCTCGCTCCTGGTGTGGGCCGCCGGCAACAGCAATGTCAACCTGACGGGAAACCGCGAGGATGATGTCATCGTCGTCGGCGCGACCACGCAGAGCGACACGAAGGCGTCGTTCTCGAACTACGGGCCGCTCGTCGATCTCGTGGCTCCGGGCGTCAGCATTCGCACCACTGCGTCAGCGGCAACCAACGCCTACGCCTATGTGGATGGCACAAGCTTCGCCACGCCCATCGTGGCCGGCCTCTGTGCGCTCATCTGGTCCTACGACCCGAGCCTGACGCCCGCGCAGGTCGAGGCGATCGTCCGCGCCACCTGTGTCGATCTCGGCGCGGCGGGAGTGGACAACATCTTTGGCTATGGTCGCGTGAACGCCGGCGCAGCCCTTCAGTTGGTGGCCAATTCCCCCCCGCCACAGCCCTCGGTGGTCTTCGCCGACGGTTTCGAGTCGGGCAATCTGACCGCCGGAGGCTGGGTCGTGCAGAACACCAATGCCTTCGCCACAACCGCGGCCAAGCTGAACGGCTCGTGGGGTGCCAGGGTGCGCTCATCCTCATGGATGGAGAAGTCGATCAGCACCGCCGGTCTCAAGGACATCAGGGTGCAGTACTCGAGGCGGACCTCGGGTCTTCTCTCCAATCAGTGGCTCTATGTTGAGTGGTGGACGGGCTCGGCGTGGCAGATCATCGAGCAGACGAAGGCCACCTCATGGGAGACGATCAGCGTCCAACTCCCGGCGAGCGCCAACAACAAGAGCAACTTCAAGCTCCGATTCCGAGTGAATGCCAACAGCACGGCTCGCTTCGCAGACATCGATTCGGTTGAAATCGTGGCCACTCCGAACTGA
- a CDS encoding sigma-70 family RNA polymerase sigma factor: MSRNGGDLSNPRQPGGPNAWLDTAYEQLRAMAAERLRAEGVGHTLQPTALVHEAWLRLAGSAQGAFKDEAHFRAVAAHTMRQILIDHARRKKAEKRGGGLLRVTLDAALNDFNPGASTPASVIGETAGVDLLELDDAMERLGVLDERKLRVVELRFFGGLTMKQIGTALDISPKTAEADWTMARAWLRSQLTAAG, from the coding sequence ATGTCGAGGAACGGGGGCGACCTGAGTAATCCGCGCCAGCCCGGCGGCCCGAACGCCTGGCTTGACACCGCCTATGAACAGCTCCGAGCCATGGCCGCCGAGCGGTTGCGGGCCGAAGGTGTCGGCCACACCCTCCAGCCCACGGCGCTCGTCCACGAGGCGTGGCTTCGACTCGCCGGGTCTGCCCAGGGAGCCTTCAAGGACGAGGCTCACTTTCGCGCCGTCGCTGCGCACACGATGCGACAGATCCTGATCGATCACGCCCGCAGGAAGAAGGCGGAGAAGCGGGGTGGCGGGCTGCTTCGTGTCACGCTCGATGCCGCCCTCAACGACTTCAACCCAGGCGCTTCAACACCCGCCTCTGTGATTGGCGAGACCGCGGGAGTCGACCTTCTCGAACTCGACGATGCCATGGAGCGACTTGGGGTGCTCGATGAACGCAAGCTGAGGGTGGTGGAACTCCGCTTCTTTGGGGGGCTGACGATGAAGCAGATCGGCACCGCCCTCGACATCTCGCCCAAGACGGCGGAGGCGGACTGGACGATGGCCCGAGCATGGTTGCGGTCACAGCTCACTGCCGCCGGATGA
- a CDS encoding serine/threonine protein kinase, producing the protein MDAARFEQLSRLFERVIELDAGERQRVIDEACAQDPELRSQLARLLEAHDAEEGGHALLEGGVRITTMPFSPAPDPSPELGPGGLHRIGRYRVIRAIASGGMGTVYLAEQDEPRRQVAIKLLHPGLAGSSILRRFQQEAELLARLQHPSIAHVYEVGSIGEHARAQPFIAMEFIDGAPLTRYASKAKLDTDARLLLIAEIADAVEYAHQRGVVHRDLKPANILVDAQGRPRILDFGVARAVGDETRLVTMQTETGQLIGTMPYMSPEQAGGMVNQIDARADIYALGVVAFELLAGRLPYVLEGRGIHEVLRIIREDEPTRLGAVNRTLSGDVETVVAHALEKEPQRRYQSAAEFAADLRAAAKREAIRARPPSLVYRVKTFTRRHRALVAGTLAVFVALVIGIIATSRALLRALDAEELAAVRLTSVSLEAAKAREINRFLLEMLASVDPRTARDPDVRMREVLDAAAARVDAGGAPTAPEVNAAIRHTIASTYRALGAYEPARRFGEEALRIRTEVLGEEHQETLESMMELSEVLRESGDLAGAEPLAVEAMRLARAIHSEPHRAMGIALNNLALIRRAQGRSAEARELNEEALALRRLLHSEPHIDKVASLNNLALLAYTQERDSERAEALLREAIAMLETLYPDGHVYLASSLDSLASVVASRGNLVDAEALSRRSVDMRRRLLPPNHDLLGEGLSNLGFILRRQGRLDEAEPFYRESLEIRRVAWPGDHPGVATSLNNYGQLMRASGRLVEAEPLLREALEMRRRLFPGDSAIVAATAHVLGFMLISMERFDESIELIEESLAMTERLSGDQREEIATRRTSLAAAYRAAIRLDEAIPHAEHALQVRRELQGPDHAEIAQALFGLARLHRERDGEGDKALAESLLIEADEMADRLPSPPQELLDRIRAMLAELREGPTAGA; encoded by the coding sequence ATGGATGCCGCCCGATTCGAACAGCTCTCGCGGCTCTTTGAGCGCGTCATCGAGCTTGACGCTGGTGAGCGCCAGCGCGTCATCGATGAAGCGTGCGCTCAAGACCCGGAGTTGCGGAGCCAACTTGCGCGCCTGCTTGAAGCCCACGATGCCGAGGAGGGTGGGCACGCGCTGCTCGAAGGGGGGGTGCGCATCACGACCATGCCATTCAGCCCAGCGCCGGATCCGTCCCCGGAGCTCGGTCCGGGAGGCCTCCATCGCATCGGGCGCTACCGCGTCATTCGGGCGATTGCGAGCGGAGGCATGGGCACGGTCTATCTCGCCGAGCAGGATGAACCTCGTCGCCAGGTGGCGATCAAGCTCCTGCATCCAGGGCTTGCTGGTTCGTCCATTCTGCGTCGCTTTCAGCAGGAGGCGGAACTCCTCGCGCGCCTTCAGCATCCCAGCATTGCTCATGTGTACGAGGTCGGTTCGATCGGCGAGCACGCGCGAGCGCAGCCCTTCATCGCGATGGAGTTCATCGACGGTGCGCCGCTGACCCGGTATGCCTCGAAGGCGAAGCTCGACACCGATGCCCGGCTGCTCCTTATCGCGGAGATTGCCGACGCCGTCGAGTATGCCCACCAGCGGGGCGTGGTCCATCGCGATCTGAAGCCCGCGAACATCCTGGTGGATGCGCAGGGGCGGCCGCGCATTCTCGACTTCGGCGTCGCCCGCGCGGTCGGTGATGAGACGCGCCTGGTCACCATGCAGACTGAGACGGGCCAGTTGATCGGCACCATGCCCTACATGAGCCCCGAGCAGGCCGGGGGTATGGTCAATCAGATCGATGCTCGCGCCGACATCTACGCCCTCGGCGTGGTGGCCTTCGAGCTCCTGGCCGGGCGACTCCCCTATGTGCTTGAAGGCCGGGGTATCCACGAGGTTCTTCGAATCATCAGGGAGGATGAGCCGACGCGCCTCGGCGCCGTCAATCGAACCCTCTCGGGTGATGTCGAGACCGTGGTCGCCCACGCGCTCGAGAAGGAGCCGCAGCGCCGCTACCAGAGCGCCGCGGAGTTCGCGGCCGATCTCCGTGCGGCGGCGAAGCGCGAAGCAATCCGAGCGCGACCGCCGAGCCTTGTCTATCGGGTGAAGACTTTCACTCGCCGGCATCGGGCGCTGGTCGCGGGGACGCTGGCGGTCTTCGTCGCGCTGGTGATCGGGATCATCGCAACCTCGCGGGCTCTCCTCCGGGCGCTCGACGCTGAAGAACTCGCCGCGGTGCGGTTGACCTCGGTCTCCCTCGAGGCGGCGAAGGCGCGGGAGATCAATCGCTTCCTGCTCGAGATGCTCGCCTCGGTCGATCCGCGCACTGCGCGTGACCCCGATGTGCGCATGCGCGAGGTCCTCGATGCCGCCGCCGCCCGGGTCGATGCGGGCGGTGCTCCGACGGCGCCCGAGGTCAACGCCGCAATCCGGCACACGATCGCGTCAACCTATCGGGCGCTGGGGGCCTATGAGCCCGCTCGTCGCTTCGGTGAGGAGGCCCTGCGCATCCGCACCGAGGTGCTGGGGGAGGAGCACCAGGAAACGCTGGAGTCGATGATGGAGCTCTCGGAAGTCCTTCGTGAGTCGGGCGATCTCGCAGGCGCTGAACCGTTGGCGGTTGAAGCGATGCGCTTGGCCCGAGCGATCCACTCGGAACCTCATCGAGCCATGGGAATCGCCCTCAACAACCTGGCGCTCATTCGAAGAGCGCAGGGGCGCAGCGCCGAGGCGCGCGAGTTGAACGAGGAGGCGTTAGCGCTGCGGCGTCTGCTTCACTCCGAGCCCCACATCGACAAGGTGGCCAGCCTGAACAACCTTGCGCTGCTGGCCTACACCCAGGAGCGCGATTCCGAGAGGGCCGAAGCGCTCCTGCGTGAAGCCATCGCGATGTTGGAGACGCTCTATCCCGACGGGCATGTCTACCTCGCCTCGTCGCTTGACAGCCTGGCAAGCGTGGTGGCGTCACGCGGCAATCTCGTCGATGCGGAAGCCCTCTCGCGACGATCGGTCGACATGCGGCGTCGTCTGCTTCCGCCGAATCACGACTTGCTCGGCGAGGGACTGAGCAATCTCGGCTTCATTCTGCGGCGGCAGGGGCGGCTGGATGAGGCGGAGCCCTTCTATCGCGAGTCGCTCGAGATTCGCCGGGTGGCGTGGCCGGGCGATCACCCCGGAGTGGCGACATCACTGAACAACTATGGCCAGCTCATGCGGGCGAGCGGGAGACTCGTGGAAGCTGAACCGCTGCTGCGCGAGGCGCTCGAGATGCGACGGCGTCTCTTTCCCGGAGACAGCGCCATCGTGGCGGCGACGGCGCATGTCCTTGGGTTCATGCTGATTTCGATGGAGCGGTTCGATGAGTCGATCGAGCTCATCGAGGAGTCGTTGGCGATGACCGAGCGACTTTCCGGTGACCAACGCGAGGAGATCGCGACCCGGCGCACCAGCCTCGCGGCGGCCTATCGGGCAGCAATTCGGCTTGATGAGGCGATTCCCCATGCGGAGCACGCGCTCCAAGTACGGCGGGAGCTTCAGGGGCCAGATCACGCGGAGATTGCGCAGGCGCTCTTCGGTCTCGCGCGGCTTCACCGAGAGCGAGATGGCGAGGGCGACAAGGCCTTGGCAGAGTCACTCCTGATCGAAGCGGACGAGATGGCGGACCGGCTTCCATCGCCGCCGCAGGAACTGCTGGATCGGATCAGGGCCATGCTCGCCGAACTCCGGGAAGGGCCGACGGCGGGGGCCTGA
- a CDS encoding D-alanine--D-alanine ligase — protein sequence MSTSTPSIQPTNDPHSATRHASGSGSSGGSHESLEVLVLMGGPDAEREVSLKSGAMIASALRRAGRTVHEQVIERPTLEELRAMPGGVIFPALHGPWGEGGPLQELLEVDGRPFVGCRAKPARLAMDKLATKMLARRIGVPTPPARELRTGEPCDLEPPLVIKPIDDGSTVDVFICRSADEVADARRRIHASRPRAMAERLIAGREITVGWVLGRVLPVIEIVPAEGFYDYDAKYLRNDTEYVLDPHRAESWASMRSRRAPLPESVVARASEYAATLLRSLGARHLARVDFMADDAGPWLLEVNTMPGFTDHSLVPKAAAHAGIDFPSLCTMLVDGAVPADRSAARGSSQKERPREGPRPR from the coding sequence ATGAGTACTTCCACTCCCTCAATTCAACCGACCAATGACCCGCACTCGGCCACGCGGCACGCTAGCGGCAGCGGATCGAGCGGCGGCTCGCACGAGTCGCTCGAAGTCCTTGTCCTGATGGGTGGCCCCGACGCGGAGCGAGAAGTCAGCCTGAAGAGCGGCGCGATGATCGCATCCGCGCTCAGGCGCGCCGGGCGCACGGTCCACGAGCAGGTCATCGAGAGGCCGACGCTCGAAGAGCTTCGAGCGATGCCGGGCGGAGTGATCTTCCCCGCGCTGCACGGTCCCTGGGGCGAGGGCGGCCCCCTTCAGGAACTCCTCGAAGTCGATGGCCGGCCCTTCGTCGGATGTCGCGCGAAGCCCGCGCGCCTGGCGATGGACAAACTCGCGACCAAGATGCTGGCGCGGCGGATTGGCGTGCCCACCCCGCCGGCGCGCGAACTCAGGACGGGAGAGCCCTGCGACCTCGAGCCGCCGCTCGTGATCAAGCCGATTGACGACGGCTCGACGGTCGATGTCTTCATCTGCCGAAGCGCTGACGAAGTGGCCGACGCGCGGCGCAGGATTCACGCGAGCCGCCCGCGGGCCATGGCCGAGCGACTCATCGCCGGAAGGGAAATCACCGTCGGGTGGGTGCTGGGCCGCGTTCTTCCTGTCATTGAGATCGTCCCTGCCGAGGGCTTCTACGACTACGACGCGAAGTACCTTCGCAATGACACGGAGTATGTGCTCGACCCCCACCGCGCGGAGTCGTGGGCATCGATGCGTTCCCGGCGCGCGCCTCTCCCGGAGTCGGTCGTTGCAAGGGCGAGTGAGTACGCGGCCACGCTGCTTCGATCACTCGGTGCGCGGCATCTCGCTCGAGTCGACTTCATGGCCGATGACGCGGGCCCGTGGCTCCTCGAGGTCAACACGATGCCGGGCTTCACCGATCACTCGCTCGTACCGAAGGCCGCTGCGCACGCGGGCATCGACTTCCCCTCTCTCTGCACCATGCTCGTCGATGGAGCGGTCCCCGCCGATCGCTCGGCGGCACGCGGTTCCTCGCAGAAGGAGCGGCCGCGCGAAGGTCCTCGTCCCCGATGA
- the murB gene encoding UDP-N-acetylmuramate dehydrogenase, giving the protein MSPSGTAALFADLDVRAETDAPLAAHTWFGIGGRADVLVHPQSEEALATLMRRCHQAGLALRVLGSGANLLVADEGVDGVVVKLDAPCFKRVQANAEGVLGTLRAGAGADLPQLVQDCARRGLEGLSAMAGIPASVGGAVRMNAGGRYGSIGDAVHAVSMLLPDGSRVVFPRREVRFDYRHASLPAGVILWATFTLSEDDPVEVRNRVKEIFAYKKSTQPLADHSAGCMFRNPIAPDGHRVSAGALIDRAGLKGVRVGGAAVSDRHGNFITVSPGTRTIDLEALVRQIRERVLAESGIELETEVVFWRRGEA; this is encoded by the coding sequence GTGTCACCCTCCGGAACCGCCGCCCTCTTCGCCGATCTCGATGTCCGCGCCGAGACCGATGCGCCTCTCGCTGCGCACACATGGTTCGGAATTGGCGGCCGCGCCGATGTGCTCGTCCACCCGCAGAGCGAGGAGGCGCTCGCGACGCTGATGCGACGCTGCCATCAGGCGGGCCTCGCCCTTCGTGTGCTCGGTTCCGGGGCGAATCTGCTCGTCGCCGACGAAGGGGTCGACGGCGTGGTCGTGAAACTCGATGCTCCCTGCTTCAAGCGCGTCCAGGCGAATGCCGAGGGCGTGCTCGGCACGCTGCGCGCGGGCGCGGGCGCCGATCTGCCGCAACTGGTGCAGGATTGCGCCCGCCGAGGACTCGAGGGCCTCTCCGCCATGGCGGGCATTCCGGCGAGCGTCGGTGGCGCGGTCCGCATGAATGCAGGCGGACGCTATGGATCGATCGGCGATGCAGTGCACGCGGTCAGCATGCTTCTCCCTGATGGAAGCCGGGTGGTCTTCCCTCGCCGCGAGGTGCGCTTCGACTATCGCCATGCGTCGCTTCCCGCGGGCGTGATTCTCTGGGCCACCTTCACGCTCTCTGAGGATGATCCCGTCGAGGTGCGGAATCGCGTGAAGGAGATCTTCGCCTACAAGAAGAGCACGCAGCCGCTCGCCGACCACTCGGCCGGGTGCATGTTCCGCAACCCCATCGCCCCTGATGGTCATCGAGTCTCCGCGGGAGCGCTGATCGATCGTGCCGGGCTGAAGGGTGTTCGCGTGGGCGGCGCGGCCGTCAGTGATCGACACGGCAACTTCATCACCGTTTCGCCGGGAACTCGAACAATCGATCTCGAAGCCCTCGTGCGGCAGATTCGCGAGCGAGTCCTCGCCGAGAGCGGCATCGAGCTTGAGACCGAGGTCGTCTTCTGGCGACGCGGTGAGGCATGA
- the murC gene encoding UDP-N-acetylmuramate--L-alanine ligase: MPHGETPSRESALERLQRGQVRGSSLWFTGVGGCGMSALARLFAERGAHCAGSDRAASPVTLELTARGVPVAHDQDRGELPEECDVVIASAAIAPDHPELIAAQRRGIPVIGYAEALGGAQSGRTSISIAGTHGKSTTTAMLAHLLVHAGLDPSVIVGAHCEQLGGGSRLGAETIPSGPRRNDPGILVAEACEFNRSFHHHRPVLALINNIEEDHLDCYGSLDEIIASFRHFAERLPPAARGGRLLIAHEGAHRREVTAGLACEWATFGWDPSADYVVALVDEGDQVERGQSPPQRLTQARITHKGEEIARLACPMPGLHNVLNTAAATILALWLGAERSAVEEAVSNFAGLDRRSQRLGERRLPGGGRVVVYDDYGHHPTECEKTLTALAARERPERLICVFQPHQHSRTRFLLEHFAQSFSVCDLVIVPPIYFVRDSEQERTRVSADDLVDRLREKGVHAIHLNPFEAIVEHLEVVCRDGDLLVVMGAGPVGSIAYDFLRGPEGRTDRPSAGTLRSNAVSRALDPS, translated from the coding sequence GTGCCCCACGGAGAAACCCCGTCGCGAGAGAGTGCGCTCGAGCGGCTTCAGCGAGGACAGGTTCGCGGATCGTCGCTCTGGTTCACCGGGGTGGGCGGATGCGGCATGAGCGCGCTCGCCCGGCTCTTCGCCGAGCGCGGCGCCCACTGCGCCGGAAGCGATCGTGCCGCCAGTCCCGTCACGCTCGAACTCACCGCCCGCGGCGTTCCCGTCGCCCACGATCAGGATCGGGGCGAACTTCCAGAGGAGTGCGATGTGGTGATCGCAAGCGCCGCCATCGCCCCCGACCACCCGGAGCTCATCGCCGCACAGCGTCGCGGGATTCCGGTGATCGGCTATGCCGAGGCGCTCGGTGGCGCCCAGTCGGGCCGCACCTCGATCTCGATCGCGGGCACGCACGGCAAGAGCACCACCACGGCCATGCTCGCGCACCTTCTGGTGCACGCCGGCCTTGACCCGAGCGTGATTGTCGGTGCCCATTGCGAACAACTTGGCGGCGGCAGTCGCCTCGGTGCGGAGACAATCCCTTCGGGCCCACGCCGGAACGACCCGGGCATCCTCGTGGCGGAGGCGTGTGAGTTCAATCGCAGCTTCCATCACCACCGGCCGGTCCTGGCGCTCATCAACAACATCGAAGAGGATCACCTCGACTGCTACGGCTCACTCGATGAGATCATTGCGAGCTTCCGACACTTCGCCGAACGACTGCCGCCCGCCGCGCGCGGCGGGCGCCTGCTCATCGCCCACGAAGGGGCGCATCGCCGCGAGGTGACCGCGGGCCTCGCCTGCGAGTGGGCGACCTTCGGCTGGGATCCCTCGGCGGATTATGTCGTGGCCCTGGTCGATGAAGGCGATCAAGTCGAGCGGGGCCAGAGCCCACCCCAGCGCCTGACGCAGGCGCGAATCACGCACAAGGGCGAGGAGATCGCGCGCCTCGCCTGCCCGATGCCGGGCCTTCACAATGTCCTCAACACGGCGGCGGCCACCATTCTTGCGCTCTGGCTTGGCGCCGAGCGCTCCGCCGTGGAAGAGGCCGTGTCGAACTTCGCGGGTCTTGATCGGCGCAGCCAGCGCCTTGGCGAGCGTCGGCTCCCGGGCGGCGGGCGGGTCGTCGTCTATGACGACTACGGCCATCACCCGACTGAGTGCGAGAAGACACTGACGGCCCTGGCGGCAAGGGAGCGCCCCGAGCGCCTCATCTGCGTCTTCCAGCCCCACCAGCACAGTCGCACACGGTTCCTGTTGGAGCACTTCGCGCAGAGCTTTTCCGTCTGCGACCTGGTCATCGTGCCGCCCATCTACTTCGTTCGCGACAGTGAACAGGAGCGCACGCGGGTGAGCGCCGACGACCTTGTCGATCGCCTCCGCGAGAAGGGCGTTCACGCGATCCACCTCAATCCCTTCGAGGCGATCGTCGAGCATCTCGAAGTGGTCTGCCGCGACGGCGACCTGCTGGTTGTCATGGGCGCAGGTCCGGTGGGAAGCATCGCCTACGATTTCCTGCGTGGCCCCGAAGGCCGCACCGACCGCCCCTCGGCCGGCACTCTTCGAAGCAACGCCGTCTCCCGAGCCCTCGATCCATCGTGA
- a CDS encoding sigma-54-dependent Fis family transcriptional regulator, whose product MSELGSNATDLHAQVLIVDDEADHAETMAEALRRPGHVCTIVHSLREAENELRHGSFDVIVTDLVMEHQTAGLEVLKLQREVQPDAATIMVTAHGDVPTAKAALQGGAYDFIEKPLDLVVFRNLVQRAAETVLLRHQNERLRGEVDAAYAFEGIIGDSAAMRRVIDLIRQVAPSTIPVLIVGESGTGKELIARAIHRHSKRREKRYATFNAAGQSESLLEDQLFGHVRGAFTGADRDREGVFEYADGGTLFLDEIGDMPLTMQPKLLRVLELGEVIRLGSNEPRKTDVRFISATNKDLRGMSAAGRFREDLYFRLKGAEIVVPPLRERREDVPLLVQHAIGTFSAEVGRPRPQISQPALMRLVSYHWPGNVRELMNVVHRIVVTCDGPTIELRHIPEEISAKDGPDDASIGSLAGVGLDKVEKEAIRQTLAMTGGNREQAAQLLGIGERTLYRKLREYGLR is encoded by the coding sequence ATGAGTGAACTCGGCTCGAACGCCACCGACCTCCACGCGCAGGTGCTGATCGTCGACGATGAGGCTGACCACGCGGAGACCATGGCGGAGGCCCTTCGCCGGCCCGGGCATGTCTGCACCATCGTCCACAGCCTTCGGGAGGCGGAGAATGAGCTCCGCCACGGGAGTTTCGATGTCATCGTGACCGACCTGGTCATGGAGCACCAGACGGCCGGCCTCGAGGTTCTGAAGCTCCAGCGCGAAGTCCAGCCCGATGCGGCGACCATCATGGTCACGGCCCACGGCGATGTGCCGACGGCAAAGGCGGCGCTTCAGGGGGGGGCCTACGACTTCATCGAGAAGCCCCTCGACCTTGTGGTCTTCCGCAATCTGGTGCAGCGGGCCGCCGAGACGGTGCTGCTGCGCCACCAGAACGAGCGCCTCCGTGGCGAGGTCGATGCCGCGTACGCCTTCGAAGGGATCATCGGCGACTCGGCCGCGATGCGGCGGGTGATCGACCTCATTCGTCAGGTCGCCCCGAGCACCATCCCGGTCCTCATCGTCGGCGAGAGCGGCACGGGCAAGGAGCTGATCGCGCGCGCCATCCATCGCCACTCGAAGCGGCGCGAGAAGCGCTACGCGACCTTCAACGCGGCAGGGCAGAGCGAGAGCCTGCTCGAGGATCAGCTCTTCGGCCATGTCCGCGGCGCCTTCACCGGCGCCGACCGCGATCGCGAGGGCGTCTTCGAGTACGCCGACGGCGGAACGCTCTTTCTGGACGAGATCGGCGACATGCCCCTCACCATGCAGCCCAAGCTGCTTCGAGTGCTTGAGCTCGGCGAGGTCATCCGGCTCGGGTCGAACGAACCCCGCAAGACCGATGTGCGCTTCATCAGTGCGACCAACAAGGATCTCCGCGGCATGAGCGCCGCCGGTCGCTTTCGCGAGGATCTCTACTTCAGGCTCAAGGGGGCGGAGATCGTGGTGCCTCCGCTGCGCGAGCGGCGCGAAGATGTGCCTTTGCTGGTGCAGCACGCGATCGGGACCTTTTCGGCGGAGGTCGGGCGCCCGCGGCCGCAGATCAGCCAGCCCGCGCTCATGCGCCTGGTGAGCTACCACTGGCCGGGCAATGTGCGCGAACTCATGAATGTCGTGCATCGCATCGTGGTCACCTGCGACGGTCCGACCATCGAACTGCGTCACATTCCCGAGGAGATCAGCGCGAAGGATGGCCCCGACGATGCGTCGATCGGATCGCTCGCAGGGGTCGGGCTCGACAAGGTGGAGAAGGAGGCGATCCGCCAGACGCTGGCGATGACGGGAGGGAACCGCGAACAGGCGGCTCAGCTTCTCGGCATTGGCGAGCGCACGCTCTACCGGAAGCTTCGCGAGTACGGGCTGCGCTGA